From the genome of Vicia villosa cultivar HV-30 ecotype Madison, WI linkage group LG2, Vvil1.0, whole genome shotgun sequence, one region includes:
- the LOC131651767 gene encoding phosphoenolpyruvate carboxykinase (ATP) 1-like encodes MAENGNGNVAAENGLAKIQTQKALNGICHDDSGPTVKAKTIDELHSLQTKKSAPTTPNTGNTSPFASLSDQERQQLQLQSISASLASLTRETGPKVVKGDPAKSQSQKVDHVHHVTPPTIAVSDSALKFTHVLYNLSPAELYEQAIKYEKGSFVTSDGALATLSGAKTGRSPRDKRVVKDDVTESELWWGKGSPNIEMDAETFMVNRERAVDYLNSLDKVFVNDQFLNWDPENRIKVRIVSARAYHSLFMHNMCIRPSPEELENFGTPDFTIYNAGKFPCNRFTHYMTSSTSIDLNLARREMVILGTQYAGEMKKGLFSVMHYLMPKRQILSLHSGCNMGKDGDVALFFGLSGTGKTTLSTDHNRYLIGDDEHCWSQNGVSNIEGGCYAKCIDLSREKEPDIWNAIRFGTVLENVVFDEHTREVDYSDKSVTENTRAAYPIEYIPNAKLPCVGPHPKNVILLACDAFGVLPPVSKLNLAQTMYHFISGYTALVAGTEDGIKEPQATFSACFGAAFIMLHPTKYAAMLAEKMESHGATGWLVNTGWSGGSYGTGNRIKLSYTRKIIDAIHNGSLLEAEYKKSKIFGLETPTSVEGVPSDILDPVNAWSDKDAYNETLLKLAGLFRKNFETFTNYTIGKGGDNLTEEILAAGPIF; translated from the exons ATGGCTGAAAACGGGAATGGAAACGTTGCAGCAGAAAACGGGCTTGCGAAGATTCAGACGCAGAAAGCTCTGAACGGAATTTGTCACGATGATAGCGGTCCGACGGTGAAAGCGAAAACCATTGATGAACTTCATTCATTGCAGACGAAGAAATCTGCACCAACTACACCTAATACGGGGAATACATCTCCGTTTGCTTCGCTCTCTGATCAAGAACGCCAACAATTGCAACTTCAATCAATTAG TGCATCCCTTGCGTCACTGACAAGAGAAACTGGACCAAAGGTGGTGAAGGGGGATCCAGCTAAGAGCCAGAGCCAGAAGGTTGATCATGTGCACCATGTTACTCCTCCAACCATTGCTGTTAGTGACAGTGCTTTGAAATTTACTCATGTTCTCTACAATCTCTCTCCAGCTG AACTGTATGAGCAGGCTATCAAGTATGAGAAAGGTTCGTTTGTTACTTCCGATGGAGCATTGGCAACACTTTCTGGTGCTAAGACAGGTCGCTCTCCTAGAGACAAGCGTGTTGTTAAGGATGATGTTACTGAAAGTGAACTTTGGTGGGGAAA gGGCTCTCCTAACATTGAGATGGACGCGGAGACTTTTATGGTGAACAGAGAAAGAGCTGTTGATTACTTGAATTCTTTGGACAAG GTGTTTGTGAATGACCAATTCTTGAACTGGGATCCAGAGAACAGAATCAAAGTCAGAATTGTCTCAGCGAGAGCATACCATTCATTGTTCATGCACAACAT GTGTATCCGACCCAGTCCTGAAGAGCTGGAGAATTTTGGTACTCCGGACTTCACTATATACAATGCGGGAAAGTTTCCATGTAACCGTTTCACTCACTACATGACATCTTCCACTAGCATTGATCTTAATCTTGCTAGAAGGGAAATGGTTATCCTCGGCACACAATACGCCGGGGAAATGAAGAAAGGTCTTTTCAGTGTCATGCATTATCTCATGCCTAAGCGCCAAATTCTCTCCTTACACTCTGGTTGCAATATGGGCAAAGATGGTGATGTTGCACTCTTCTTTGGACTCTCAG GTACTGGAAAGACTACTCTTTCTACCGATCATAATAGGTATTTGATCGGAGATGATGAGCATTGCTGGAGTCAAAATGGTGTCTCCAACATTGAAGGTGGCTGTTATGCTAAATGCATTGATCTCTCCAGGGAGAAAGAGCCTGATATCTGGAACGCAATTAGGTTTGGTACAG TGCTGGAAAACGTGGTGTTTGATGAGCATACTAGAGAAGTTGATTACTCTGACAAATCAGTTACAG AAAATACTCGTGCGGCCTATCCTATTGAGTATATTCCAAATGCAAAGCTACCATGTGTTGGACCTCATCCAAAGAATGTTATTCTTTTGGCATGTGATGCATTTGGTGTGCTACCACCTGTGAGTAAACTAAACCTGGCGCAGACCATGTATCATTTCATCAGTGGATATACCGCCCTG gTGGCTGGAACTGAGGATGGCATAAAGGAGCCACAAGCAACATTTTCAGCCTGTTTTGGTGCAGCATTTATAATGTTACACCCTACAAAATATGCTGCAATGCTTGCTGAAAAAATGGAGAGTCATGGTGCTACAGGGTGGCTTGTTAACACTGGTTGGTCTGGTGGCAGCTATGGTACCGGAAACCGTATCAAGCTAAGTTATACTAGAAAAATAATTGATGCTATTCACAATGGAAGCCTCCTGGAGGCAGAGTACAAGAAGAGTAAGATTTTTGGCCTTGAGACCCCAACATCTGTAGAGGGTGTCCCTTCAGACATTCTCGATCCAGTGAATGCG TGGAGTGACAAAGATGCCTACAATGAGACATTGTTGAAGTTGGCTGGATTGTTCAGGAAGAATTTTGAGACATTCACCAACTACACAATTGGAAAGGGTGGTGACAACCTCACAGAAGAGATTCTTGCAGCTGGACCAATCTTTTGA